The Tripterygium wilfordii isolate XIE 37 chromosome 5, ASM1340144v1, whole genome shotgun sequence genome window below encodes:
- the LOC119998453 gene encoding uncharacterized protein LOC119998453 isoform X1, with protein MTALHIAVCHEQTEFTEKLLELMPPDALEMQDAGFYTPLHYASMSRNIRIARALVRKNPALPQIADVNSNTPLWSAAVTATEHKELVWYLTNVTKDEPPSYPFTGQWAGDLICALTAAGFHDISLLLLDMYPTLITAKATNGHDLLKVLASEPSNFESGSRFSFWERLIYQIVPADREAPIRYGNYARLRISMRLKIYLAQEAVHWTDQTSYLPLCSHLFPAFSCYHVGLGKTDQCPQNSSSLPRI; from the exons ATGACAGCCCTGCATATCGCGGTATGTCATGAACAAACAGAGTTCACTGAGAAGCTGCTGGAACTCATGCCTCCTGATGCCCTGGAAATGCAAGATGCGGGTTTCTACACTCCCCTGCATTATGCTAGTATGAGCAGAAACATCAGGATTGCAAGGGCGCTGGTCAGGAAAAACCCCGCATTACCACAAATTGCAGACGTCAATAGCAATACTCCTCTCTGGAGTGCAGCTGTTACTGCTACTGAACATAAAGAGTTGGTGTGGTATCTTACAAATGTAACCAAAGATGAGCCTCCTAGCTATCCCTTCACCGGTCAATGGGCCGGGGACCTCATTTGCGCCTTAACTGCCGCAGGATTTCATG ATATATCACTACTATTACTTGACATGTACCCTACCTTGATCACTGCCAAAGCTACAAATGGCCATGATTTACTTAAAGTGTTGGCATCGGAACCTTCAAACTTCGAAAGTGGAAGTAGGTTCAGTTTCTGGGAGAGATTGATCTATCAAA TTGTCCCTGCTGATAGAGAAGCTCCTATACGTTATGGGAATTATGCAAGACTGCGGATTTCAATGCGATTAAAGATCTATCTAGCTCAAG AAGCGGTTCATTGGACTGATCAGACTTCCTATCTTCCTTTATGCAGTCATCTCTTCCCTGCATTTTCCTGTTACCATGTCGGTCTGGGTAAAACTGACCAGTGTCCTCAGAATTCTTCTTCCTTACCGAGGATATGA
- the LOC119998453 gene encoding uncharacterized protein LOC119998453 isoform X2, with protein sequence MTALHIAVCHEQTEFTEKLLELMPPDALEMQDAGFYTPLHYASMSRNIRIARALVRKNPALPQIADVNSNTPLWSAAVTATEHKELVWYLTNVTKDEPPSYPFTGQWAGDLICALTAAGFHDISLLLLDMYPTLITAKATNGHDLLKVLASEPSNFESGSRFSFWERLIYQIVPADREAPIRYGNYARLRISMRLKIYLAQVISSLHFPVTMSVWVKLTSVLRILLPYRGYEVVIWASQLAPSS encoded by the exons ATGACAGCCCTGCATATCGCGGTATGTCATGAACAAACAGAGTTCACTGAGAAGCTGCTGGAACTCATGCCTCCTGATGCCCTGGAAATGCAAGATGCGGGTTTCTACACTCCCCTGCATTATGCTAGTATGAGCAGAAACATCAGGATTGCAAGGGCGCTGGTCAGGAAAAACCCCGCATTACCACAAATTGCAGACGTCAATAGCAATACTCCTCTCTGGAGTGCAGCTGTTACTGCTACTGAACATAAAGAGTTGGTGTGGTATCTTACAAATGTAACCAAAGATGAGCCTCCTAGCTATCCCTTCACCGGTCAATGGGCCGGGGACCTCATTTGCGCCTTAACTGCCGCAGGATTTCATG ATATATCACTACTATTACTTGACATGTACCCTACCTTGATCACTGCCAAAGCTACAAATGGCCATGATTTACTTAAAGTGTTGGCATCGGAACCTTCAAACTTCGAAAGTGGAAGTAGGTTCAGTTTCTGGGAGAGATTGATCTATCAAA TTGTCCCTGCTGATAGAGAAGCTCCTATACGTTATGGGAATTATGCAAGACTGCGGATTTCAATGCGATTAAAGATCTATCTAGCTCAAG TCATCTCTTCCCTGCATTTTCCTGTTACCATGTCGGTCTGGGTAAAACTGACCAGTGTCCTCAGAATTCTTCTTCCTTACCGAGGATATGAGGTGGTGATATGGGCTTCACAATTGGCTCCATCGAGTTAA